One Misgurnus anguillicaudatus chromosome 5, ASM2758022v2, whole genome shotgun sequence genomic window, GGGGTGTTTCCTGATGCTTGTTCTTAGGGATGTGCTGAGCGGCAAAACTGAGCAGAGGGCTGATATAGTCGCTGGCCTTGTCGGGTGTAGATGCATATTCAGAGATACCTGCATACAAATTAACTAGATTAAGAATGAAAAAAAGCATTGATACAAACAGGAGTAATGGTTGAAGAGGTGATCCAAAATTTCTTTAAaactatatatgaagagtttggttggAAATCGCGATAAACGCCTTTTTTAAATGAGTAATAGCCAAAATCAggattgtatctggtcagtactaaaaagtaaattaaaataaaatatctgccgtgttattctgtcatcttttttcccaaaacactCTGCAGAATGGAATAAATCCACTTAAACAATCACggtgcaccattccacgcatttaaaacaacaatggcagtacgttgaatacacacaaaatAGATATTAGGACATACAATTGTATCTAAAGTGTTTTAAAGTACACACAGCAGTGTCCATTTGAAGTTGAGTACTTGAGTAGATTCACAAAAGTAAGTATATTCAATGATCCATTTAGCTAAAAAAAATCCCTATCATTGTTCAATCACTCCCATACTGACCTGGCTTGATCTTCATCACCACAGGCTTTCGGTGCTCGTCTCTCATCTGCTTAATGTCCAGCAGTTCGTGCAGGTTGCCGTTGTGCCGTGGCCACGTGTACACAAAGACGCGGGAGCCGCTGCTTCCACAGTCCACCACGAGCCCATAGTTAATATTGGGGTTATTGGTGTCTGTGGCTTCCAAATCTGGTACCCGACCCAAATGTCTAAAGGAGACAAAACATCTGATCACGATAACAGAACTGTGTGACAAGTGAATCAATGTGACCCAGAAAAGATTGGTGTGTTTACGTGTGGTAGTGCTTGTCCTCTCTTAACCAGCTGTACTGGCCCTTCCCTGTAACCAGAAGCAGGTACAGAAGCCCCATCACGCTAACCAACAGACCCAGCAGCAGCAACTGTCTGAAGGAAGGCAACAGGAAGCGCGGCAGCACCACTGGTGATAAACTGAAGTGCCAGGATGCTGGAAACAGGCAGGAAATGCTAATCCTGTATACAAAAAGCAGACAGACAAATTTCTATGATTTTGATTTCTATATAATGATGTAATCTCTGTGAAGCATTAAAGTGTCTAATCTACTACAGGgttccacaccttagttaacttcaaattcaaggaccttacaaggactttccaggtccaataccctcaaattcaaggactaaacgtggggacacatttcaagtgagagcaaggttacattgtgttaccttttaagatacattgttacagtttcctttcgagggaactcgcgctgcgtcactgcagtgacactttggggacgcctccaggagtaagtgtgtctgaatgtttatatcaaattcaaccaatggtgaggcttaacgacaaagacagggtgacacaggagccaggaagtatatttctatctgaaatattgccaaagacggcgttacagggatgcagaaagtatggcaagggagacgcagcgtctcgttcccttctcagggaacaacagttacatacgtaacccgagacgttttcatgtgtcaaacacaactatgcaaaaaagcgttttggtatgaatcaacattcgcatacagaagatataagcatttaaagcgaacagtttaacacgtgtgcttaaaaagtctagaatttttatgatattatcctacactacacaaggattaatatggattttttttccagaaaacttcttgcataaaatagattcaagcactttcaatgacctgtatctatgtatgtatattttcaaaaacttccctgGGCCTTACattccccccccccccaaattcACAatctttcaaggatttcaagggcccgtgggaaccctgatattAGTAAAAATCTGTCTGTACGAGtgtgtggcttttgcacttttaaaagtacacttctacACGCGAATACCCTAATTTATTACCTATTTAACTATAACaagttaaaaaaatctaaatgagTAATATTTATGGTTTTGAACAATTAatcgattttttttattgtccgattaaaggcggagtccatgatgtttgaaagccaatgttgatatttgaaatcacctaaacaaacacgcccctaccccaatagaatctggaccttctgttgatagacccgccccacacatacgcaacccggcatttgatttgatttgattggctataagtgtgttttggtagtcggcccgtctccttttccaacgcgtttttcaaacatcgtggactccgcctttaatcgattatgaaataTGATAATCATTAGTTGCAGACCTAAAACCTACAGTATTTGTGCCTCCATTGCAGTGTACTACAGATAACAAAGCAAGCTATctagaccagtgtttcccaaccctggtcctcgggcaccccctcccagaaagttttagatgtctccttatttaaaacacctgattcgactcatcagcctccttctaaaatggtaaacatgtctccctaacaagctgatgatttaaatcaggtgtgttaaataaggagacatctaaaactttctgggagggggtgcccgaggaccagggttgggaaacactgatctaGACGACAGCTAAAACCAAAGTCAAGGTTGCGCAAGAAATGGCATTTTAAAGAAGACCAACTAGAAAAGTACGCACAATAATACCGGGAATGTGTCACTTTAATAGTGTATACTTGACCTTACAAATAGTTTCAGCAATTGTGTGGCTGCCTGGTAAACAATGTTTACCAGAAAGTAAATACcacaaagtaaataaaaagcttacacattttaattttcatatttacatttatgtatctgcattaatgtatatttacatttatgtatctGCCTAACTCTTCTATCCAAAGCACCTTtgatacattttatcagtatgtatgtTCCCTGGGGTTCAAACCCACAACCACTGCGTTAGGAACATGGTTAGTACTTACCTTCCCATTGCTGGAGTGGATGAACAGGTGAAGTGGATGAACTCAAGTCTTCTTCTCTGTACAGGTGTATTCCTCCATGACGTCAAATATCAAGTCATCATCAGGGGCTTTCACACGTGCGCAGGTGTACTGAGCAGACGTGGCATGTCCTGACTTTAGGAAGCGAGAGGACCATGAGTACAGCGTGCAAAGCTCATTTAATAACACACAAGGTGCTTGATAGAAAGATCACACAGTTAATGGCGTTGCCTACATAGACAGTATGTAAGTGCGTCATTTCTACAGTTTAGTGCCCACGATATAGTATCTTGACAGACAACTAACTAGGTTTTAAAACGCAGACAACAGTTTATATCTAATCATCAGCTGTGTTTTTCCCAGGCCGAGAACGTAAACGGAAGCCGATTCGTTAGAAATGAACTAGAAGTCTCTGTTGATACTTAACAGCAGACCTGTAATGCTCGAAACAGAGTGGGTTGATAAAaagctgtcaaaaaagttaaccACACTTGTAATCAGTAACACATTAGTTAACGCAAACATATGTTCTCACCGTTTGGCTAAATCTGAGACGGATGCGCCGGTAATACAGCCATTTTCTGCGATTTCTGAATCCAACGGTCCAATAATTAAACTCCTATCAGAGAACACATTAATATGGCAGTTTAATCCTACAAAAAGTACAGATAGTACATATTTGGCTGAGGAAAGCAACTGATTCTCGGCAGGTACCGAGCAACAGTTCGATTCTGTAGTAAAGACGGACACTGCGCATGCGCGCTTGTGCCGGAAGTCGGCGACTGCGTGTACATGGCTGCTCTGACGTCATTTGCCACTGTAAtcgcatttatttgtaaatggaTTATAATCCTGTCAGCCTTTTAAAAAGACAGATAATATATATTTGAAAGATATTGAATATGATTTagtttaaataataaatcaatttctaatatttttttataaattatcttcattattttcttatacatttttatcaatttCTTCATACTCTGACAAAGTGCATAATtgattgttttacatttaaattgttttacatacttcttaaaacaaaaccacatttaaagtatttatatatttatttggcATCATAAGTTTTTATTAGATAATGCATTGTACAGACTTTACAAACTCAAAGGCcaattttaaaatattctttaaaaataaaactaaacatGCTAGTACAAACATGAATAAGAGCTTTTTATAATGCAAGGACACACATGTATTGTACTGTCAGGTAATTGATGGCTTTTTAATGGATAAAGATTAACCCATTTTAGAGGTTACTTTGTGCTGATACTTTATTACTGTGCCGGCTCGAGTCTCCTGTTAGATGACACATCTGTGGAGCAGAGACACAAATGCATTAAGAAATACACTAAAACCAAAAGAATTGTGTAAACCTCAGTTGCTGATTCAAGTTTGTTGCATAGCTGTATGTTTTATAATATCTTTATATTAAATATCACAAAAGTAGCAAATAGATAAGAtctttttaatacagttttacaaaataaatattcaacatCTACCATGATACATTCTTAATATGTTCACTGACTGCCtggtgaaaatattttcaattgCATTTGTCAGCAAATAAACTAAATAACAGAATTAGAATAAGGCACAGTCTACAAAACACTATAAATATCAAATTCCTAACCACATCTGAGCTATAGAAATACTTATACTTACCCTGGCAAGCAGCACACAATAAACTAGTGATATATTTAAAACGACAATGCTTAAAAATGATAATTAACCTGTGTCAGAGACTGCAAGCCGACTCAGTTCTCTGTCCAACTCCTCATCTGTGATACCCAGGCCAGCGTTAGGCACAGTGGGCAGAGATCGGATGAAATCATCACCTCCTGTCTTTCTAGCAGGAAAAACAGGGTGTGTAGGGACCTCTGGCAGTACATCATTGCTTTCTGAGATGGTTGTCTCCAATAATGACTTCAGCTCCTCCTCCAACTCATCTGAATCACCACCTATGAAAGTGTGAGATATTACTTAAGAGATAAACAATCTTATGGATATGCTCTGCTGTGAAGGTGTGGTATCCGCTTTTTAGGTCTGACGTCAAACACTACCGTTTCCAGGTCCAGACCAAGCGTGTCGCagaagccctgaaaagtgacgtcatgattgacagctgtgatatgtaCATTCCGCAAAAGCaagggcggggccttgattttgcggctttacttcctgctcagtactgcgcaggactggtcccgaatcgctactgcgcagactcaagacccaagatgtcagcgccatatcgaGACACTagcagcttcacttttcaccaatggaagagagcgaatgggcgtcatccatcttttttacagtctatggtccaGACAGCTAAGATGCCTAAAGCAAACATTAAACAATACTAATGTATATTCACAGTGTGCTCTCCATACTGAAATCCCCGATGATTAGACAGTGATTGATCttttatgaaatgttaaaatattgGTGTCCTGGAGGCCATGACCGTAGCATGTATTGTACACTGTCAACTTATAAAAGCTTTGATTTAATGCCCGATTTAAATGTATAGGGCTCCTAACGGCTGTTATGATTGCAGTCAAACTTGAAATGAGTAGAGGCTTGTACCCCGGAAATAGTATTCTTTAGGAAAGTTATAGGAAGAGGAGTGAGAGTAAGAGGAAAAGGAGGGAGAGTAAAACTGACTAAGAGGAGTGATAGTTGGAGAAAGAGGAGTGAAAGTAAAAGTGGAGGAGGGAAAGTTACAGGGAGAGGAGTGAGAataaaaaaagtgaaagttaGAAAAATGAGAATTAGTAGAAGAGGAGGGAGAGTAAAAGTAAGAGGAAGAGGAGGGAgagtaaaagtgaaagttgCAAGAAGAATGAAAGTAAAAGTGAAAGTTACACGAAGTGGAGTGAAAGTAAAAGTGAGAGCTTGGAGTGAGAGTTAGGGGGAAATGAGTGAGAGTAAAGTTGAGAGTTAGAGGAAGAGGAGGGAAAGTAAAAGTAATATTGTGAGGAAGAGGAGGGAGAGTCAGAGGAGTCAGAGGAGTGAAAGTATGAGTTAGAGGAGTGAAAGTAAGAAAAAAAGGGAGAGTAAAAGTGAAAGTTACAGGAAGAGGAGTAAAAGTAAATTGAGAGCTAGGGGTGAGAGGTAAGAGGAAATGAGTGAGAATAAAGTTGAGAGTTAGAGGAAGAGGAGAGAAAGTAAAAGTAATATTGAGAGTAAGATGAGGGAGAGTAATGTTACGTTCCGTATTATTCTGGGAGAGGTGTCTTTTCTCTTTGCTCTCTCTTTTCTCACTCTCACCTTACAGGTCCTGTGATTGGCCGAACGAACTGTCCATCATCATTACTACGCGTCTTCGCGACAGCCAATCAGACGGTGGAGAACTTCTATAAAGACCCGGAAGTGTTTCTAGTCGGGAAGGCTTTTTGCTTTCACTTTGTGTTCTTACTTACGTTGCTTTGATTTCTTCCGTTGTTTGACTTGTGTTGCTGTATTTATGTATTATGAATTATATGCCAGTTTGACTGCGTTTGACCATGTGACTCGCTGTTCGATTTATGCATTTCATAGTCTTATCTCGGCAGCAATATGATGGGATTAGTGCAGAACGTCACGTGACATACATCGTACAACACACAGGTAAACTGGTATGTTTAAATACATTCGTTTAGTAGCGGGTGCttcattctgtatttttgtctggtttGTTAGTCAGTGTAGTCAGTGGCGTTTTACGCCGaagatgttttttgttttttttgttttttagattagcttcttaaaggcggagtccacgatgtttgaaaaacgcgttggaaaaggagacgggccgactaccaaaacacacttatagccaatcaaatcaaatcaaatgccgggttgcgtatgtgtggggcgggtctatcaacagaaggtccagattctattggggtaggggcgtgtctgtttaggtgatttcaaatatcaacactggctttcaaacatcatggactccgcctttaagtactAGTTAGAGtggtttttgttttcttattttctttacTTTAAGCCCCGCTGTTTTGTCCCGTCATTATTGTTGTCTTTTCTGTTGTATTACTTTGCGTATATACTTTGTAAATATGATTATGGGTGTTTTGTGATGAGATTTCTCCTTTTGTAATACTTTGAATTCCTACTAAAAAGCAAAAGCATATTGCAAACTGATGTCTCTGCCTGTTTCTTCGCTCACTGCATAGTCAGAGAGATGTGTTAAAAGCCTGATTTCTATATAATAATCTATTAATTCTTTTAAGGTTGCGCCTCTGTTATCCTAGACAACATAGCCTTAGTAAGAGGACGTAACATTAATTGGGGGCTCGTCCTAAAGGGCGATTTGCCATCTCTTTGGCTGTGAAGTGATGTGTGTGGGCTGAGGAGTGAAAGTATGAGTCAGAGGAGTGAAAGTAAGAGTCAGAGGAGTGAAAGTAAGAGTCAGAGGAGTGAAAGTAAGAGTCGGAGGAGTGAAAGTAAGAGTCATAGGAGTGAAAGTAAGAGTCAGAGGAGTGAAAGTAAGAGTCAGAGGAGTGAAAGTAAGAGTCGGAGGAGTGAAAGTAAGAGTCGGAGAAGGGAAAGTAAGAGTCGGAGAAGGGAAAGTAAGAGTCAGaggagtgaaagtaagagccagaggagtgaaagtaagagtcagagaagtgaaagtaagagtcaGAGGAGTGAAAGTAAGAGTCAGAGGAGTGAAAGTAAGAGTCGGAGGAGTGAAAGTAAGAGTCAGAGGAGTGAAAGTAAGAGTCAGAGAAGGGAAAGTAAGAGTCGGAGGAGTGAAAGTATGAGTCAGAGGAGGGAAAGTAAGAGTCAGAGGAGTGAAAGTAAGAGTCAGAGGAGTGAAAGTAAGAGTCAGAGGAGTGAAAGTAAGCGTCAGAGGAGTGAAAGTAAGAGTCAGAGGAGTGAAAGTAAGAGTCAGAAGAGTGAAAGTAAGAGTCAGAGGAGTGAAAGTAAGAGTCAGAGGAGTGAAAGTAAGAGTCAGAAGAGTGAAAGTAAGAGTCAGAGGAGTGAAAGTAAGAGTCAGAGGAGTGAAAGTAAGAGTCAGAGGAGTGAAAGTAATAGAAAGAGGAGTGAAAGTAAGAGTCAGAgaagtgaaagtaagagtcaGAGAAGTGAAAATAAGAGTCAGAGGAGTGAAAGTAAGAGTCAGAGGAGTGAAAGTAAGAGTCAGAGGAGTGAAAGTAAGAGTCAGAGGAGTGAAAGTAAGAAGAAAAGGGAGAGTAAAAGTGAAAGTTACAGGCAGATaggggtgcaaactcatcagTGGTGAAAAAGGTAACAAAGACACAATTTAAAGCAGTGAAAGTAAGAGTCAGAGGAGTGAAAGTAAGAGTCAGAGGAGTGAAAGTAAGAGTCAGAGTAGTGAAAGTAAGAGTCAGAgaagtgaaagtaagagtcaGAGGAGTGAAATTAAGAGTCAGAGTAGTGAAAGTAAGAGTCAGAGGAGTGAAAGTAAGAGTCATAGGAGTGAAAGTAAGTGTCAGAGGAGTGAAAGTAAGAGTCAGAGGAGTGAAAGTAAGAGTCAGGGGAGTGAAAGTAAGAGTCAGAGGAGTGAAAGTAAGAGTCGGAGAAGGGAAAGTAAGAGTCTGAGGAGAGAAAGTAAGAGTCAGAGTAGTGAAAGTAAGAGCCAGAGGAGTGAAAGTAAGAGTCAGAGAAGTGAAAATAAGAGTCAGAGGAGTGAAAGTAAGAGTCAGAGTAGTGAAATTAAGAGTCAGGGGAGTGAAAGTAAGAGTCAGAGGAGTGAAAGTAAGAGTCAGAGGAGTGAAAGTAAGAGTCAGAGAAGGGAAAGTAAAAGTCGGAGGAGTGAAAGTATGAGTCGGAGGAGTGAAAGTATGAGTCGGAGGAGGGAAAGTAAGAGTCAGAGGAGTGAAAGTAAGAGTCAGAGGAGTGAAAGTAAGAGTCGGAGGAGTGAAAGTAAGAGTCAGaggagtgaaagtaagagccagaggagtgaaagtaagagtcagaggagtgaaagtaagagtcagaggagtgaaagtaagagtcagaggagtgaaagtaagagtcagaggagtgaaagtaagagtcagaggagtgaaagtaagagtcagaggagtgaaagtaagagtcagaggagtgaaagtaagagtcagaggagtgaaagtaagagtcagaggagtgaaagtaagagtcagaggagtgaaagtaagagtcagaggagtgaaagtaagagtcagagaagtgaaagtaagagtcagagaagtgaaagtaagagtcagagaagtgaaagtaagagtcaGAGGAGTGAAAGTAAGAGTCAGAGGAGTGAAAGTAAGAGTCAGAGGAGTGAAAGTAAGAAGAAAAGGGAGAGTAAAAGTGAAAGTTACAGGCAGATaggggtgcaaactcatcaggggtgAAAAGGTGACAAAGACACAATTTAAAGCAGTGAATGTTACAGGAAGAGGAGTGAAAGTAAGAGTCAGAAGAGTAAAAGTAAGAGTCAGAGGAGTGAAAGTAAGAGTCAGAGGAGTGAAAGTAAGAGTCAGAGGAGTGAAAGTAAGAGTCAGAGGAGTGAAAGTAAGAGTCATAGGAGTGAAAGTAAGAGTCATAGGAGTGAAAGTAAGAGTCATAGGAGTGAAAGTAAGAGTCAGAAGAGTGAAAGTAAGAGTCAGAGGAGTGAAAGTAAGAGTCAGAGGAGTGAAAGTAAGAGTCGGAGAAGGGAAAGTAAGAGTCGGAGAAGGGAAAGTAAGAGTCAGaggagtgaaagtaagagccagaggagtgaaagtaagagtcagagaagtgaaagtaagagtcaGAGGAGTGAAAGTAAGAGTCAGAGGAGTGAAAGTAAGAGTCAGAGGAGTGAAAGTAAGAGTCAGAGGAGTGAAAGTAAGAGTCAGAGGAGTGAAAGTAAGAGTCAGAGGAGTGAAAGTAAGAGTCAGAGGAGTGAAAGTAAGAAGAAAAGGGAGAGTAAAAGTGAAAGTTACAGGCAGATaggggtgcaaactcatcaggggtgaaaaaggtaaCAAAGACACAATTTAAAGCAGTGAATGTTACAGGAAGAGGAGTGAAAGTAAGAGTCAGAGGAGTGAAAGTAAGAGTCAGAGGAGTGAAAGTAAGAGTCAGAGGAGTGAAAGTAAGAGTCAGAGGAGTGAAAGTAAGAGTCAGAGGAGTGAAAGTAAGAGTCAGAGGAGTGAAAGTAAGAGTCATAGGAGTGAAAGTAAGAGTCATAGGAGTGAAAGTAAGAGTCAGAGGAGTGAAAGTATGAGTCAGAGGAGTGAAAGTATGAGTCAGAGGAGTGAAAGTAAGAGTCAGAGGAGTGAAAGTAAGAGGAACAGGAGTGAAAGTTACAGGAAGAGGAGTGAAAGTAAAAGTATGAGTTAGAGGAAAAGGAGGAAAAGTGAGTGTTACAGAAAGAGGAGTGAAAGTTAGAGGAAAAGGAGTAAAAGTTACAGGAAGAGGAGTAAAGGAAGAATAAGAGTTAGAAAAAGAAGAGTGATAATAAGGGCCTGGTCCAATACCTCCCCCTTCCCCTACATCTTTGCCCTAACCCTTGCTTTTGCGTGTGCAGGGGTAGGGTGTCCCATTACTTTAGGGAGCAAGATGGAGTGCTATTTTCCCCTTAGAATCAACCCTCAAAATGTAGTCAGGATGTAGGCTTAAAACTAAGTGGAAGATGAAATTACCCAGGATACCTTGCGCGCCCAGCGACCTAGTCAAACTTTTCGACCAAGATGGCAAAAGAACAACTATATTTTCACAAATAAGCATGTTAAAATTCTGGAAATTGTTGGAATATGTTAGTTTaaacatgagttttgtgtttgtgaagttttgaacactaatgttttaaaatatttcacGAAGCTATCCGACGATGTCTCCCGACTGCTTCGAGAGAGTCTGCCCATCATATATACACCTGATTTGGGAAGTTTTGCCAATATTCAGGATGTGTGTTCCAGCGATCACATGAACACGTATAACCTGGCCTTATCGAGAGTTcaatcatattaataataacCATGCTGTGCGTGAAGTAGGTGAGCACGTTCACTACACCACTTTCCATAAAGTGGTGTCCCATTTGATAGGGAAAGATTTGAACTCCCACTTCATTGAGGGGACTTTACTGTTGAGGGCACTCAAAACCAAGTGGAAGTTTTAAGGGGGTAGAAATGGGACGGGGCCTAAAAGTGAAAGTTACAGAAAGAGGAGTGAGAGTAAGAGGAAAAGGAGTGAGGTAAAAGTGAGAGTTAGGAAAAAGGAGTTAGAGTAAAGATAAGTTAGAACTGAGAGTTAGAGAAAGAGGATTGAAAGTAAAAGTGAGACTTTGTTCCGAAaatggaacgacatgagggtgagtaattgATAACATCATTTTCATTCTGGAGTCCCGGAAGTATAGTCTGCAGTAGTGTAAACCGACAGTACCAAAAAgagcaaaaaatataaaagaatgaAACCATTACCAGAATCCAACGTCCCACTGGCAAGAGTCTGGTTCACTTCATCCTGAGCATCACACAACTGCACAAACatagaaaataaataacttgACTTTATATCCTAACTTATTATATCACAGACAATACATAGCTACAATGAGTTCATCTATTAGCACCTCCTGTATCTGATCAACAAGGTTCTCTGCTCGCTCCACAGTCACACCCTTCAGTGAAATCCTCAAAGCCGCCACACCTGTCTGGTATGCCTGCATCACCTATAACCACATATAAAACATGAAGTCATGCATTATAATATGATATTTAGTGTGTATGAAAAGCATAACTAGATTTGCATTTCCTGATAGAAACACCATCTTAAAGTAGTCACATTTTGAATTACATCTCTTGCTATCACATTCAAAAATATTCGCACCAGACTGTCGGTGcatctgtgtgtttttgtgtctcACCAGGCGGTCAGTTTGGGAGTTTGCTATTCTGTCCAGGATCCCCTTCACTGTCTCAAGCTGAGCAAACAGACGATCTGCTTTCTTCTCCACACGCTTACCCCCACGTAAACACCTCAGGGCCTGTAGCAGAAAAAGGATGGGTGATCATCTTTATTTTACCCAAAACAAATATGCTGAATTAAATACGTAAAAAAATGCTTACCTGTGATTTCTTGCCCTCTTTAAGCAAAGTCTTTGCCTGCTGTTTGCACCTGCACACATATGATTATCTGCATTAACATTGCAATGATTAAAAACTAAGTGTCATAAAAGTGACACTTTAACAAAATAATGGCCTATTACAAGAAGGTGTGTCTGTAAAATAACATGAATACAATTTGAATGATGAACTTTCTCACTTTTCCACTTCATGTCCCAACGCCTCCACTCTTTCTTCCAAAAGTTTCTCACTGCGTTGGAGCTGATAGATGCCCAGGTCCACCTCACTGACAGGAGACACGCGGCCATGCCCTGCTTGGCTGAATTTTACCAGCTTTACAtaaagaaaatactcagcaatgtGTTAATATGTCCTATTGAATTAGTTTTTGCTCCCAGCTATCGTATTGCTTCAAAAGACTTAAAATTACTATACTCATGCCTCCAAAAGCTAGCTTGCTATTGCTAACCTCTCTGAAATTCCCTACTTGAACTTCATtgtacatactgtatagtgccccaaacacaaacacaaacacaccttCTCGCCTTCATGGAGTGAGACAGTGACTTGCTTTTCTCTCTGTAGCTGTAGCAGCGCCATGCACAGTGTGCTTTCGTCAGGACAGATGTGAGAAGACAAAGCCCGCAGGTCCTGAAAGGACAGCAAAGATCGCTCTGCTACCGGAGAACTCCGATACGCCGCTAACAGCGCTGCAGCCTTTTCCTGCAAGAGAATAACA contains:
- the chmp7 gene encoding charged multivesicular body protein 7 — encoded protein: MSVSVKQRDTCFPPDWEDDDRMAFLFSAFKENRDVDCTDWDGKINFWSPLIIDHCRRHGSVCVNLQELNESFRRNGCVPLGLSTVIQSMIRSGKVQKESDFAANVDSGWLSWGVGLLLVRPLKWTLSTLLGSGRVPPDESFVVIELVKEKAAALLAAYRSSPVAERSLLSFQDLRALSSHICPDESTLCMALLQLQREKQVTVSLHEGEKLVKFSQAGHGRVSPVSEVDLGIYQLQRSEKLLEERVEALGHEVEKCKQQAKTLLKEGKKSQALRCLRGGKRVEKKADRLFAQLETVKGILDRIANSQTDRLVMQAYQTGVAALRISLKGVTVERAENLVDQIQELCDAQDEVNQTLASGTLDSGGDSDELEEELKSLLETTISESNDVLPEVPTHPVFPARKTGGDDFIRSLPTVPNAGLGITDEELDRELSRLAVSDTDVSSNRRLEPAQ
- the LOC141364000 gene encoding uncharacterized protein, which gives rise to MSQRSESKSQRSESKSQRSESKSRRSESKSHRSESKSQRSESKSQRSESKSRRSESKSRRRESKSRRRESKSQRSESKSQRSESKSQRSESKSQRSESKSQRSESKSRRSESKSQRSESKSQRRESKSRRSESMSQRRESKSQRSESKSQRSESKSQRSESKRQRSESKSQRSESKSQKSESKSQRSESKSQRSESKSQKSESKSQRSESKSQRSESKSQRSESNRKRSESKSQRSESKSQRSENKSQRSESKSQRSESKSQRSESKSQRSESKKKRESKSESYRQIGVQTHQW